From Panthera tigris isolate Pti1 chromosome B4, P.tigris_Pti1_mat1.1, whole genome shotgun sequence:
TGAGGCTAGACAAGTAGGTAGGGGTGAAGTCATGAATGCCTTCATATGTCATGGAAAGGATTTTGAACTTGATCTAGTAAGTGATGGCatacagcttttaattttaaccaaGAGAATGGCATGGTCTGATTTGGTGATTTAGATTAAGTGGAAGATAAAATTTCAGGAGATAAGAATACTTTCAAAATCTGAAATAGCTTTTGAGAAAAGCCAAAGATATTTAACTTTAGACTGAGACCACTATTTTCAGTAAAAAACCTATAAATTCATCATGAAACAGTAAGACCATTGGGTATAGTGGTAAAAATgctatatacatatttacattgtCTCTAAAGTTTTGAAGGGagtatctttaaaagaaattaaggatgATGGCTAAATGAATGCTTATTAGAAGCGCTAAGACTTAGTTCAGGGAAATGAAACTGTGTGCCCTGTGTCCCGTTCATCAACATGTTCCTCATAGAATTTAGTTCACACAATAACTCCTTCATTATTTGTTGAATCATTCAAAGTGTTTTAGAACATAGAGGCTTTGGCATACACACGTGTTGTCTTCATGACTTCCAAACTGATAAATAGAACTAAAAGGTACCAGAAAGCGTCCTTACAAATGTATGTTGTGTTTTTGCAAAGCTAGAAATAAGATTAatgttgaataattttatttaaataagattaaggtagtttttgtttttttaataaatctctgTTAGCCCAGCAGAAATagcatatttgttttattgtgacaataattgtaaatgtattttcttctcctcttagGCTGCCTCAAGTATCCAGAGAATCTTGTCAACATTAACATTAGCAGTATTTCCCacactctatttttttaacttcctttatTATACAGAAGCAGGATCCATGTTTTTTACTCTTTTTGCCTATTTGATGTGTCTTTATGGAAATCATAAAACTTCAGCTTTGCTTGGATTTTGTGGCTTCATGTTTCGTCAAACTAATATCATCTGGGCTGTCTTCTGCGCAGGAAATGTCATTGCACAAAAATTAACGGAAGCTTGGAAGACTGAGCtacaaaagaagaaggaagagaggcttCCCCCTATTAAAGGACCATTTTCAGAATTCAGGaaaattcttcagtttcttttggcTTATTCCATGTCCTTTAAGAACTTGAGTGTGCTTTTCCTTTTGACTTGGCCGTACATCCTTctggtgtttctgttttgtgtttttgtagtTGTTAATGGTGGAATTGTTATTGGCGATCGAAGTAGTCATGAAGCCTGTCTACATTTTCCTCAACtcttctactttttctcttttactctctttttttcctttcctcacctATTGTCTCCTGGCAAAATTAgagcttttctttccttagttTGGAAACGTAGAATTCAGTTTTTTATGATCACCTTAGTCTCTCTGTTTTTAGTTTGGAAATTCACTTATGCTCATAAATACTTGCTAGCAGATAATAGACATTATACCTTCTATGTATGGAAAAGAGTTTTTCAAAGAtatgaaattatgaaatacttGTTAGTTCCAGTATATATATTTGCTGGTTGGAGTATAGCTGACTCCTTGAAATCTAAGTCAATTTTCTggaatttaatgtttttcatatgcttgtttaCTGTTACAGTACCTCAGAAACTGCTAGAATTTCGTTATTTCATTTTACCTTATGTTATTTATAGGCTTAACATACCTCTACCACCTATATCTAGACTTGTTTGTGAACTAGGCTGCTATGCAGTTGTTAATTTCCTAACTTTTTATGTCTTCCTGAACAAGACTTTTCAGTGGCCAGATAGTCAGGACATTCAGAGATTTATGTGGTAATGTCAGAGATATCTTGAGTTCTAAAAATAGACTTATATAGACTATCTCCACAATGAACAATTGAAGAGGTAAAAATTACGGACTTTGTTTTAGGCACAGTGGTGATCCACAGATCACATCagattttttgtgttttaaacataCATAATAAATCCAAGGAACTGATAAAGAACTGAGAAAAGTTTAAGACTTGCTCCATAAGCCTGAATAGTGGAAAATGAAATTGTTTACAGTTATTTCATGATATCTTTTTGATACTGCTGACCACTCAAAAagcttgaaaacattttacaGGTACAAGTTTAAGAAAACTGAGCTTTGTAGTACTGAAACTTATTTATGAATCCTCTTCAGAAAGCAATAGCAGACAAGTATTTGAAACATATTGACAAATGATCAGGTAATGTTcttgattaaaatatttcagtgattATAATTTGAATCATAAGGCAAAATAGACTCAGATAGTAAATGTTATAAATTAGAGGCTCATCTATGTTTATCTTGgaattaagttaatttttgttaaaaatctagaaatgatCAATCCCTTtgactaattctttttttaaaaaaatatatttatttatttaagtaatcttcatacctgatgtggggctcaaactcacgaccccaagatcaagtcacatgttctactcactaagccagccaggtgtcccccttTCACTGattattaatatgaaatatatgatgGCCAAAGATAAATTGTGTTGATGATAATACCTTTTAAAAGGGATTTTTGTTCAGAGATACAttagtgtattcatttcttctggtTGCTGTAACAGATAACCACAAACTTGGTAGCTATAAAAATatctaatttctaaaattaaggTGTGGCCAGGTTGATTTTTTCTAGAGGCTCTGggagagaatctgttccatgcttcTAGCTTTTGGTGACTGTCTGCAGTCTTTGATTTACAGCTgtgtcactccaatctctgcctctgtcttcacatggtcctctctctcttataaggacaatGTCATTGGGTTAGGGTTTACCTTAATCCAGGATGGTCTTATGCCAAGACCTTTAATTAAATCTACAATGaccctttttcaaaaataagggCACATTTATAGGTTCCGTGTAGACATCTTTTTGTGGGATACTTTTCACCCACTAAAGTTACCAAAGGATATTTTAGGATAAACCTCATAAAATTTGTaggaaaaaatttctttctttgctgagatattttaaataaaattacgtCTTCACTAAGAGCTGATTCTAAGGTTACAGAATAACAAAAGTAAGGGTAATTTGGTATTTGATTCCATTATCCAAAATAGAAGTGAAAGGAAGTTTAGAGACCCATTGAGCTAGTCTTATTTTGTAGATTAGGAAGCAACTGTTCAGATAGGAATTTTATATGagtctttaaattctgtgtctacTGTTTCATGTGAATTCACTTGGTTGTCATTCCTTTACAGAAAAGTAGTACTTGGACATGTTTACTTTGACATGCAAACTTAGAACTGTGAAcagaatttatcttttaatatcattttacatttgtaaacttttaaataactGTGAACAAATTACTTTATCTTCAATGTTAGATTATGGTTTCTCTGGGTTTTAAACAATGGGTGGATTTGGAAAATATTCTgcatttgcaaatataaaattGTGTAGGTGAAAATTACAGGTATAGTCTTTAGTAATAAGTATAGGGCAGTCTTGTATTCTGTTCAGTACTTAGTATATTGATTCTCTAGTTGTAACAGTGATTGTTGAGAGATGTTTTtaacaactcattttttttttgataattagaTAAGAAAACATGAATTATTATCTTATAATGGAGATCTGAGTTCCAGGAAGTCAAAATAAACAACTTTCTTATCTGATACTATTAATGCAAGGCTTTTGTGACTCGGAATATTGTTGAGATGAAAAAACTTCCCCTGTAACCCAGTCTGGCAACATAAGGAAACCATTCTACTCCATATTGGGGGAATCACTGTTCCAGTTCATTTGTAAGTGTTGAATTCCTgctattttaagagatttttttggAGGAAATCCACACTCAGAGGGAAACAGGGTAATCTTCCATGTTTTCCatacagtatataaaatacaGTACTTAATACTTTAGAAAAGAATACTGTGAATTAAAAGGTGCTATGGAGCATAGCTTTTAGAAACATCTTAGGTTGCATTTGTGTTTTGAAGATTTTTCAAGAATTATTGGATatgtattttgacattttttaaaaactaaattgaaTTTCTTGATTAAAAggtaattattgaaaaaaaaaaaagaagtattgatAAGCTGGATAGCCTGTGGAGCCTTGTGATTATTGTTAAAGTCTTTAAGTAGGATTATTTTAAACAATGTCCTAAAAAGATTTAGTGCATAAATTTTCTAAgccttataataaatctttttgaaCTGTTTTTAGCTTACGTGAAATTCCATAGATACAGAGTATTCCCTTTATATGGTGTTAGTAAGCAGTGTGCTGTGTGTTTCCTCACAcactatttgtgttttcttttgttagatATCTGgaaatctttttaatgtgtccaactatgtttttaaattatttggaagTACAGTGTTCCTGAGTTTAAATATAGAATGTCATTTTGTCATAAGACAAATTATGTTAGCTGTCtggcctcttccttttcttaaagttaTTTCTGGAATGTGCTTAGTCTGTCATGAAGTACATTAATGTAAGTAGCTTAATGCAGTTTATTTCTAATAGATAAATAGCTTAATGTAGTATACTTCTTGTTTGAATTTAACTGTCACtgttcttgatattttttttcttcataatcatCTGAAGataggagaggagaagaaaagagatccttatttttattatactacCTAAATAGTGGACAGTTATTTTAGataaacatttaagtaaaatgtggaaatagaaaaatgaattcgCATTGATCAGGTTAGAGAGCATTTATTATCTTTGAAGCAATTAGAATTTCCTTTagtgaaacaagaaaaatatctggCAAGTAATATGAGAAAGctttttcaaatggaaatttaaatatgaCATAGAAACCATGGGcttgtagaaaaagcatttaagaTGAAAGTTAGGATTTCTGTATTTGTGACTTTGGATTCAATAAAGCAAGTGGTTTTAAGCACTTCACCTCATTTCAAGTGGAAACAGTATTTGTCCTAACTCTAGTTATTCTAGCCTGTCATGTGTCTAGCCTAATTTCAAACTAATTCAGCCTCCACCGTATATCCATAAAGTTCATAAATGTATAGTAAATGTGAAGTGTATACTGAATGAAGTTTTTAGTATAGAATGAAGTGAATGTCCTAGAAAAGATATACTATATAACCATAAGCCAACCTTAGGAAGTAAATCACATGCTTCATAATGAAAACCGTCCTAAACTTTTTTCTGCCTAAATTTTctgccttatttaaaaatttttttatttactatactGTTTAATACTTATATTATGTATCTATTTGTAAATATGTTATGTCGTTATAATAGGATGTGATTTCAAAattattgctgttttatttaaaataagtaactctcaaccattaaaatataatagcagTAAAACTTCTGATGCTTATTAAACTCTTAAGGGAAAAGAGGTTTCAACCAATTACgaataatttgtattattttcgtTAGGCTGCATTTTACTACTTTaggaataaatgttattttttatttagggtacttttttatgatttaaatgtTGACAATTAGacaaatatttgcaatatattaaaacttgtattataagaaagaaagaagaaagaaaattataataaaagtagatagattatatattttttaacacataTCCATGAACCCAATACTaaattctttaacatttaaaaattatttctagagtAAGAAATGTTGCCACAGTGAGAAATCTAATAATACTGTTACATTTTGCTTATAAAAAATGGGCATTTGAtgaatttaatgttaatttgagCCCAGTACATCACCATCAGGCAAAAAGAAAGATGATATTTTTCTGAGGAGATAAATATTAagcattgtattaattttttgcACACTGACTGAAACTTTTCTGATGATTCAGTTCAGCTGAACtgtgttgggggtgggaaggCATGTAcaaaatgaggaagagagggaggaaaagtaaTGGTAACTAACAATTgctgtcatttattgagcacctacagtgTTCAGGGCATTACATGGACTGATTTATAAATATcgtctcatttgatcctcatatTTGTATGGGGCAGATACTGATTTCTCTTTAACCGCTGGAGAAGCTAAAATCATGCAGACCAGGCAAGTCGCCCAAAGTCCGCATCGCCACTGAAGAACATTGATTGGCCTTACTCCCAAACCTGTGAGTTTTTAATTGATACTCTGCCTCACTGTGAAAGTTTTTCATTAAGAGAAGTAAAATATGGAGAGCTGGTCATCTGTCTTTACTGTGCATTAACCAGAACATTCATGGcatattattgtttgtattgGATTTTGTATTGtaatagtcattttttaaaatgctagcaGCTGTTTAAAAGAGCATGAACAGATAGTTATGTTGTAAGAGAAATGGCTAAAAGATTAGAGACAATGTTTAACTTGGAGAATTAGAGATCCTACAACTTGATAGGCTTTCataattaaagaataattatttggAAGAAGGATTGGACTAGTCTTCATTCCCTGAAGTGTGTATCAAGGGCCAACAGATTTCAACtgataaaaaaatgtacattttctgtTTAGTCTCTGTAGGGGAATGAATCCAGAAAAAAGTAAGTTTCCCCTCTCGTTGGAGGCAAGATTTCTATTTATCAGGAATGCTTCAGAAGTGATTGAGATAGTAAGTagagtaaaatgtttttaagatgcTTCACAACCTGGTGATTTGAAATTCATGTTTGTTACAACTGACCTTTTTTTCATGAACTGATAAGTCGTGGTGAAGTATTTCTGGTGACTTGCATGCTGtctctaatacattttaaatttctgaacaAAAATTGTACTTCTAATTCTGTTACCttgtcttagaaataaatttgagaTACACAATTTAGTAGAGGTATTTTTATCTGTAATGTTTAAGAGTACTGCTAATATagtattaaatttgttttctatttttttaaatcccctttACATTCGTGAAGAGAATGTGCTTCTATTTGAAAAGGATGTTCCTCTTAATGATAAATAGGGCAAGCACtatctataaaatgtttttaaatgcagtatCCACTAGGTGGTGATATTGTACTACATTTCTGAGTGTTCTAGTAATTAAACTTTCTTAATAGTCtgaatttacttttcttatagttttaagttttgaaCTGCAAAGTAATTTATAGttatccatgtttatttattatgttgttcaggatattttctaaattctgtgaagctaaagtaaatgtaaaaaacaatcatttttgtgttttgtaatcCTGTATTAAGTGATTTAATCTAACATATCTTCCTGTATGACATTTTTTACTTCATATGGCATAGACAAGATCTTTTCCCATATCAGTGAAGGATGATGGTGAAAAATTTGGAAACTCCTCTATTTCATTGTATTGGCCAGTGTTATAAGTGCTTTACCCACATTATTTATGCCTCATATCAACCCTGTGAGATCAGTACTGTTTTTAATATCTCCAGTctatacatgaagaaactgagtgtagggagattaaatatttttcccaagaTTGCAAAATAACTGGCTGAGCAGGGATTCACATCTAGGCAGGGTGACTCCAGAATCCACGTTAACTGCTATCAACtgatggggggaagggagaagacatGGATTCTACCCTCGAATTCATagcatttcagaaagaaaaataaacctgaggAGTGTAGTTATACTCCCTGATTTTATAAGTCAGCATCGTGAGGCCCCCACTAATTTGGCTATCCCAGAGGCACATAATCTTCCATCTGCCATATTACCTTCCATTTtctggagggaaaaaacaaaccaaaaaaccctcaaGATTGGAGTCTTAGCCATAGTTACACTGAAATAAAGACCTTTGTTTCAATTAGATAATTCCAGCTACCAAAGGCAGGAGCATAGTTGTTTGAAAATTATTACTTAGTTTCTCTGAAGAGACTTTTATTTGGAAGCAAATTGTTAGTCAAACATGATAGActttgggaattttaaaaaaattttgactGGAAAACttaatctttaaagaaatttataaatatatgttgtatatagatgcttttaagttttatattttgttagataACTGTTCTGTAAAATTATATTGTGGGTTTATGtcatttaaaactgatttttaagtaaatctatttctaagaataaaatacttctgttttccgttttaaaaagtttgttcaGATATCATGGTTTCACATTGCTTGTAAATAAATtcagttttgtaatattttataatttattgtgtCTAACATACTCTCTAATTCTAACCTGGATGCTAGTGGCTCATTGTACTACTACCAGTTTTCCTTGTCTACCATCCACCAATCCTACCTTTGTTAGTCTTGAACTAGTAGAgctgaattatatatatgtgtgtgtgtgtgtgtgtgtatatatatatattaatttttttaatgtttatttattatttgagagacagagcgtgagcaggggcggagcagagagagggggagacacagaatctgaaacaggctccaggctgtgagctgtcagcacagagcccaacgcggggttcgaactcacagactgtgagatcatgacctgagctgaagtcggatgctaaccgactgagccacccaggcgcccctcttaatgtttattcttgagggagagagagacagagtgtgaataggggaggagcagagagagagggagacacagaatctgaagcaggctctaggctctgagctgtcagcagagtccgttgtggggcttgaactcacagaccgtgagattatgacctgagccgaagttggatacttaaccgactgagccacccaggcgcccttgaatactatatatttttaaatgttttttttgagagagggagacaaagtgtgaatgggggaggggcagagaaagagagggagacacagaatctgaaacaggctccaggctctgagctgtcagcccagagccaacaggggcttgaac
This genomic window contains:
- the LOC102958960 gene encoding dol-P-Glc:Glc(2)Man(9)GlcNAc(2)-PP-Dol alpha-1,2-glucosyltransferase, which gives rise to MGAGMAQLEGYYFSAALSCTFLVSCLLFSAFSRALREPYMDEIFHLPQAQRYCEGHFSLSQWDPMITTLPGLYLLSVGVVKPASWIFGWSEHVVCSIGMLRFVNLLFSVGNFYLLYLLFRKVQPRHKAASSIQRILSTLTLAVFPTLYFFNFLYYTEAGSMFFTLFAYLMCLYGNHKTSALLGFCGFMFRQTNIIWAVFCAGNVIAQKLTEAWKTELQKKKEERLPPIKGPFSEFRKILQFLLAYSMSFKNLSVLFLLTWPYILLVFLFCVFVVVNGGIVIGDRSSHEACLHFPQLFYFFSFTLFFSFPHLLSPGKIRAFLSLVWKRRIQFFMITLVSLFLVWKFTYAHKYLLADNRHYTFYVWKRVFQRYEIMKYLLVPVYIFAGWSIADSLKSKSIFWNLMFFICLFTVTVPQKLLEFRYFILPYVIYRLNIPLPPISRLVCELGCYAVVNFLTFYVFLNKTFQWPDSQDIQRFMW